One part of the Vitis riparia cultivar Riparia Gloire de Montpellier isolate 1030 chromosome 8, EGFV_Vit.rip_1.0, whole genome shotgun sequence genome encodes these proteins:
- the LOC117921019 gene encoding protein DETOXIFICATION 53, which produces MSETSVTMCTVDESRGSPNESDHLVVVDHGDSSEQRDKMREDIFDDRYFGRLPVNEAAEELLALAKIACPIILTSLLLFSRSIVTTFFMGHFGQSELAGSSLGMGFGNVSGISLMKGLSVGMEPICCQAYGAKKMSVISQTYVKTIFLLFLVCIPIILLWLNIEPIFLLLGQDPGVTKIAKVYMVFSIPDLLGQANLFPLRIFLRTQGVTTPLTIVAICATILHLPIIYFLAVYLKLGTKGVALASGWYTININLGLLGYLLLSKTPLKPWNGPTILTLFQGWRPLLALALPSACSVCLEWWWYEIMLFLCGLLSNPEASLAAMGIIIQTTGLLYVFPYSLGLGLTTRIGHRLGAGQPFRAQLTSIVGLVVAVAWGFSAFALMVAVKSVWGKLFTSESQVLVLLSSALPIVGLCEIGNSPQTAACGVLTGSARPTVGARVNFITFYLIGLPVAVLMGFKFKIGFQGLLFGLVAAQGSCMCMMVYTLMQTDWKHQTKRAEELTRAAGETDDLEATLLE; this is translated from the exons ATGTCTGAAACTTCTGTAACCATGTGCACGGTTGATGAATCTCGAGGAAGTCCAAATGAAAGTGACCATTTAGTGGTAGTGGATCATGGGGATAGCAGTGAACAAAGAGACAAAATGAGAGAAGATATATTCGACGATAGGTATTTCGGACGCCTGCCGGTGAATGAG GCAGCAGAAGAGCTGCTAGCGCTGGCAAAGATCGCATGCCCCATAATACTGACGAGTCTACTGTTGTTCTCGAGGTCCATTGTTACGACGTTCTTCATGGGTCATTTCGGGCAAAGTGAGTTAGCTGGGAGCTCTCTGGGAATGGGGTTTGGAAATGTCTCAGGCATCTCACTCATGAAAGGCCTATCCGTGGGAATGGAACCAATCTGCTGCCAAGCTTATGGAGCCAAGAAAATGTCAGTAATCAGTCAAACCTACGTAAAGACTATATTTCTCCTATTTCTTGTATGCATCCCCATCATATTATTATGGCTGAACATAGAACCCATCTTCCTTCTGCTAGGTCAGGACCCAGGTGTTACAAAAATAGCTAAGGTTTACATGGTTTTCTCCATTCCTGATTTATTAGGACAAGCTAACCTCTTTCCTTTGAGGATCTTCTTGAGAACCCAAGGCGTAACCACACCCCTTACAATAGTTGCCATTTGCGCAACAATCCTTCACCTCCCAATCATCTATTTTCTAGCCGTTTACTTGAAATTAGGGACCAAAGGTGTGGCCTTGGCCTCTGGTTGGTACACCATCAACATTAACCTGGGCTTGTTAGGTTACCTTCTGCTGTCAAAAACCCCTTTAAAACCTTGGAATGGGCCTACAATTCTCACTCTTTTTCAGGGCTGGCGGCCATTGCTGGCTCTAGCACTGCCCAGCGCCTGTTCAGTGTGCTTGGAGTGGTGGTGGTACGAGATAATGCTCTTCCTCTGTGGCTTACTCAGCAACCCAGAGGCTAGCTTGGCGGCAATGGGCATCATCATTCAAACAACAGGGTTGTTGTATGTGTTTCCATATTCACTGGGCTTGGGCTTAACAACAAGAATCGGCCACAGATTGGGTGCCGGCCAACCATTCCGTGCCCAATTGACATCCATAGTCGGCCTAGTTGTGGCAGTTGCTTGGGGATTCTCAGCTTTTGCTTTGATGGTAGCTGTGAAATCTGTGTGGGGAAAGCTGTTCACCAGTGAGTCGCAGGTTCTTGTGCTGCTCTCATCCGCACTTCCGATTGTGGGGCTCTGTGAAATCGGAAACTCCCCCCAGACAGCGGCCTGTGGAGTCTTAACAGGTTCCGCACGTCCCACTGTTGGTGCTCGCGTAAATTTCATCACATTTTACCTCATTGGATTGCCGGTTGCGGTTCTCATGggattcaaattcaaaattggtTTCCAGGGCTTGCTGTTTGGGCTAGTCGCAGCGCAAGGCTCCTGCATGTGTATGATGGTGTACACACTGATGCAAACTGACTGGAAGCACCAAACTAAGAGGGCAGAGGAGCTGACTCGGGCTGCAGGAGAGACGGATGACCTGGAAGCTACCCTTCTTGAATGA